A genomic region of Methanomassiliicoccus sp. contains the following coding sequences:
- a CDS encoding MoaD/ThiS family protein, whose amino-acid sequence MTKVLFRTYGHPTHIVGGGQTDIEFPGVTVKDLLDQLVRTFGDPMRNILYPKDDKFSDMLYVLINGKNMTYLDGLSSRLQDGDVVAVLPMTAGG is encoded by the coding sequence ATGACCAAGGTCCTCTTCCGCACCTACGGTCATCCAACGCACATCGTGGGCGGAGGACAGACGGACATCGAGTTCCCGGGAGTCACCGTGAAGGACCTCCTCGATCAGTTGGTGAGGACCTTTGGCGATCCCATGAGAAACATCCTCTACCCCAAGGATGACAAGTTTTCGGACATGCTCTATGTCCTGATCAATGGAAAGAACATGACCTATCTCGATGGCCTGTCCTCCAGGCTCCAGGACGGCGATGTGGTCGCCGTGCTCCCGATGACGGCCGGGGGTTAA
- the glnA gene encoding type I glutamate--ammonia ligase, with protein MSKAEAMDMCTSGKVGMVDFKFTDVPGTLQHITYPAGRMSEDLLQDGVGFDASSIRGFAHIDESDMLLVPDMNTAFLDPACRIPTLSVFCNVREPINGNRYGKDPRYIAQKAEEYLSDSGIADTAYFGPELEFFVFDSIRFEQNQHCGFYYIDSNEGIWNSGNNVNGINLGHRPKNKEGYFPVPPTDSLQDFRSQAVMNLMDVGIECELHHHEVATAGQGEIGMRFQTLTKMADQVMLYKYVLKNTAAQLGKTVTFMPKPLFGDNGTGMHTHQSLSKGGNNVFFDEKGYALLSQEALYYIGGILEHSPSLLALTNPSTNSYRRLVPGYEAPVNLVYSQRNRSAAVRIPMYSKSPKSKRIEYRPPDCTSNPYLAFSAMLMAGLDGIKNKIDPGSPHDTDMFELPKEEQALIKQVPGSLEKSLDNLESDHDFLLRGNVFTKDFVEEWIAYKRLKENDYIRLRPHPSEFYLYFDT; from the coding sequence CAGCACATCACCTATCCCGCGGGAAGGATGTCCGAGGACCTGCTCCAGGACGGTGTGGGTTTCGATGCTTCCTCCATCCGGGGGTTCGCCCACATAGATGAGAGCGACATGCTCCTTGTCCCTGATATGAACACCGCTTTCCTGGACCCCGCATGCAGGATACCGACGCTCTCGGTCTTCTGCAACGTTCGTGAGCCCATCAACGGGAACAGGTATGGGAAGGATCCTCGGTACATAGCCCAGAAGGCCGAGGAGTACCTAAGTGACAGTGGGATCGCCGACACCGCGTATTTCGGCCCGGAGCTGGAGTTCTTCGTCTTCGACTCCATCCGCTTCGAACAGAACCAGCACTGCGGTTTCTACTACATAGATTCGAACGAGGGTATATGGAACTCTGGCAACAACGTCAACGGGATCAACCTCGGCCATCGCCCCAAGAACAAGGAGGGTTACTTCCCCGTCCCGCCCACCGACTCGCTGCAGGACTTCCGGTCCCAGGCTGTCATGAACCTCATGGACGTGGGGATCGAGTGCGAGCTACATCACCACGAGGTCGCCACCGCTGGCCAGGGCGAGATCGGCATGCGGTTCCAGACCCTGACGAAGATGGCCGACCAGGTCATGCTCTACAAGTATGTCCTGAAGAACACCGCGGCCCAGCTCGGCAAGACCGTCACCTTCATGCCCAAACCCCTGTTCGGTGACAATGGTACCGGCATGCACACCCACCAGAGCCTGTCAAAGGGTGGTAATAACGTGTTCTTCGATGAGAAGGGCTACGCCCTCCTGTCCCAGGAGGCCCTCTACTACATCGGGGGCATACTCGAGCACTCCCCCTCGCTGCTGGCCCTGACCAACCCCTCCACCAACTCATATCGCCGGCTGGTCCCTGGGTACGAAGCGCCCGTCAACCTCGTGTACTCGCAGAGGAACCGGTCCGCAGCGGTCAGGATACCCATGTACTCCAAGAGCCCCAAGTCCAAGAGGATCGAGTACAGGCCCCCAGACTGCACGTCCAACCCCTACCTGGCCTTCTCCGCAATGCTCATGGCAGGTCTTGACGGCATAAAGAACAAGATAGATCCCGGTTCCCCCCACGACACGGACATGTTCGAGCTGCCCAAGGAGGAGCAGGCCCTCATTAAGCAGGTCCCTGGCTCCCTGGAGAAGTCCCTGGATAACCTGGAATCGGACCATGATTTCCTGCTGCGGGGTAACGTCTTCACCAAGGATTTCGTGGAGGAGTGGATCGCTTACAAGCGCCTCAAGGAGAACGACTACATACGGCTACGCCCGCACCCCTCGGAGTTCTATCTGTACTTCGACACCTAA